One Panicum virgatum strain AP13 chromosome 9K, P.virgatum_v5, whole genome shotgun sequence genomic region harbors:
- the LOC120651604 gene encoding cytochrome c biogenesis protein CcsA isoform X2, whose product MDSIRNFQFCKWDLILMLFATLEHILTHISFSTISIVITIHLITLLVREHRGLRDSSEKGMITTFFSITGFLVSRWVSSGHFPLSNLYESLIFFSWALYILHTIPKIQNLKNDLSTITTPSTILTQGFATSGLLTEMHQSTIIVPTLQSQWLMMHASMMLLSYATLLCGSLLSAALLIIRFRKNFDFFLNFKKKKIKTFFFSEIEYLYAKRSALKKTSFPAFPNYYKYQLTERLDSWSYRVISLGFTLLTIGILCGAVWANEAWGSYWNWDPKETWAFITWIIFAIYLHSRTNPNWKATHPW is encoded by the exons ATGGATTCAATTCGAAATTTCCAATTTTGTAAATGGGACCTTATCCTTATGCTATTTGCAACTTTAGAACATATACTAACTCATATCTCTTTCTCAACCATTTCAATTGTGATTACGATTCATTTGATAACCTTATTAGTTCGTGAACATAGGGGATTACGTGATTCGTCAGAAAAAGGAATGATAACGACTTTTTTCTCTATAACAGGATTTTTAGTTTCTCGTTGGGTTTCTTCGGGACATTTTCCATTAAGTAATTTATATGAGTCATTGATCTTCTTTTCATGGGCTCTGTATATTCTTCATACTATTCCTAAGATACAAAACTTGAAAAATGATTTAAGCACAATAACTACACCAAGTACTATTTTAACGCAAGGCTTTGCCACGTCGGGTCTTTTAACTGAAATGCATCAATCCACAATAATAGTACCTACTCTACAATCTCAGTGGTTAATGATGCATGCCAGTATGATGTTACTAAGCTATGCAACTCTTTTGTGCGGATCCTTATTATCCGCCGCTCTTTTAATCATTAGATTTCGAAAGAATTTTGAtttctttttaaattttaaaaagaaaaaaattaaaacattTTTCTTTAGTGAGATTGAATATTTGTATGCAAAAAGAAGTGCTTTAAAAAAAACCTCTTTTCCCGCATTTCCAAATTATTACAAATATCAATTAACCGAGCGTTTGGATTCTTGGAGTTATCGTGTCATTAGTCTAGGGTTTACTCTTTTAACCATAGGTATTCTTTGTGGAGCAGTATGGGCTAATGAAGCATGGGGATCCTATTGGAATTGGGATCCTAAGGAAACTTGGGCATTTATTACCTGGATCATATTTgcaatatatttacatagtaGAACAAATCCAAATTGGAAAG CAACACATCCATGGTGA
- the LOC120651604 gene encoding cytochrome c biogenesis protein CcsA isoform X1: MDSIRNFQFCKWDLILMLFATLEHILTHISFSTISIVITIHLITLLVREHRGLRDSSEKGMITTFFSITGFLVSRWVSSGHFPLSNLYESLIFFSWALYILHTIPKIQNLKNDLSTITTPSTILTQGFATSGLLTEMHQSTIIVPTLQSQWLMMHASMMLLSYATLLCGSLLSAALLIIRFRKNFDFFLNFKKKKIKTFFFSEIEYLYAKRSALKKTSFPAFPNYYKYQLTERLDSWSYRVISLGFTLLTIGILCGAVWANEAWGSYWNWDPKETWAFITWIIFAIYLHSRTNPNWKGTNSALVASIGFIIIWICYFGISLLGIGLHSYGSFTLLSK, from the coding sequence ATGGATTCAATTCGAAATTTCCAATTTTGTAAATGGGACCTTATCCTTATGCTATTTGCAACTTTAGAACATATACTAACTCATATCTCTTTCTCAACCATTTCAATTGTGATTACGATTCATTTGATAACCTTATTAGTTCGTGAACATAGGGGATTACGTGATTCGTCAGAAAAAGGAATGATAACGACTTTTTTCTCTATAACAGGATTTTTAGTTTCTCGTTGGGTTTCTTCGGGACATTTTCCATTAAGTAATTTATATGAGTCATTGATCTTCTTTTCATGGGCTCTGTATATTCTTCATACTATTCCTAAGATACAAAACTTGAAAAATGATTTAAGCACAATAACTACACCAAGTACTATTTTAACGCAAGGCTTTGCCACGTCGGGTCTTTTAACTGAAATGCATCAATCCACAATAATAGTACCTACTCTACAATCTCAGTGGTTAATGATGCATGCCAGTATGATGTTACTAAGCTATGCAACTCTTTTGTGCGGATCCTTATTATCCGCCGCTCTTTTAATCATTAGATTTCGAAAGAATTTTGAtttctttttaaattttaaaaagaaaaaaattaaaacattTTTCTTTAGTGAGATTGAATATTTGTATGCAAAAAGAAGTGCTTTAAAAAAAACCTCTTTTCCCGCATTTCCAAATTATTACAAATATCAATTAACCGAGCGTTTGGATTCTTGGAGTTATCGTGTCATTAGTCTAGGGTTTACTCTTTTAACCATAGGTATTCTTTGTGGAGCAGTATGGGCTAATGAAGCATGGGGATCCTATTGGAATTGGGATCCTAAGGAAACTTGGGCATTTATTACCTGGATCATATTTgcaatatatttacatagtaGAACAAATCCAAATTGGAAAGGTACAAATTCTGCACTTGTAGCTTCGATAGGATTTATTATAATTTGGATCTGCTATTTTGGTATCAGTCTGTTAGGAATAGGTTTACATAGTTATGGTTCATTTACATTACTATCTAAATGA